One genomic region from Dermacentor variabilis isolate Ectoservices chromosome 6, ASM5094787v1, whole genome shotgun sequence encodes:
- the Mpcp2 gene encoding mitochondrial phosphate carrier protein 2 codes for MNNFSQLLETAKRSPFVRPFAARCDSSMDSTPVATTVVPRTFSACASDDPVEFGSLKYYALCGFGGILSCGITHTAIVPLDLVKCRIQTNPGKYKGIFQGFSVTIKEEGTRGLGRGWAPTAIGYSLQGLGKFGFYEVFKILYSNMLGEELSYLWRTSLYLAASASAEFFADIALCPMEACKVRIQTQPGCPPYLSKVAPMILKEEGLNGFYKGISPLWMRQIPYTMMKFACFERTVELLYKHVVPKPRDQCSKPEQLVVTFVAGYIAGVFCAVVSHPADTVVSKLNQEKGSTAIEAAKKLGMAGLWKGLTPRIIMIGTLTALQWFIYDGVKVWLRLPRPPPPEMPQSLKDKLAKAQQ; via the exons ATGAACAATTTTAGTCAACTGTTGGAAACTGCGAAGAGGAGCCCGTTCGTGAGACCGTTTGCGGCGAGATGCGACTCGTCGATGGACTCGACGCCGGTGGCAACCACTGTGGTCCCAAGGACCTTCAGCGCTTGCGCCTCGGACG ACCCCGTCGAGTTCGGCTCACTTAAGTACTACGCCCTCTGCGGGTTTGGAGGAATCCTTAGCTGCGGAATCACCCACACCGCCATTGTCCCCCTGGATCTTGTGAAATGCAGAATCCAG ACCAACCCAGGGAAATACAAGGGCATATTTCAGGGGTTCAGTGTAACAATCAAAGAGGAAGGTACAAGAGGTCTTGGCCGAGGCTGGGCGCCGACAGCCATTGGCTATTCTTTGCAAGGGCTTGGCAAGTTTGGCTTCTATGAGGTGTTCAAGATATTGTACAGCAACATGCTTGGAGAG GAACTGTCCTACTTGTGGCGGACGTCCCTCTACCTCGCGGCCAGTGCATCGGCAGAGTTTTTCGCCGACATTGCCCTGTGCCCAATGGAGGCCTGCAAAGTGCGCATCCAGACCCAGCCTGGCTGCCCCCCGTACCTCAGCAAGGTGGCACCCATGATCCTTAAGGAGGAAGGGCTGAATGG GTTCTATAAGGGTATAAGCCCACTGTGGATGCGACAGATCCCATACACTATGATGAAGTTTGCCTGCTTCGAGCGCACCGTTGAGCTCCTCTACAAGCATGTGGTGCCCAAGCCACGGGACCAGTGTTCCAAGCCAGAGCAACTGGTGGTCACCTTCGTTGCTGGATATATTG CCGGTGTGTTCTGTGCCGTGGTGTCCCACCCTGCTGACACTGTAGTGTCCAAGCTGAACCAGGAGAAGGGCAGCACTGCCATTGAGGCTGCGAAGAAACTTGGCATGGCCG GTCTTTGGAAAGGCCTGACGCCGCGTATCATCATGATCGGTACGCTTACGGCGCTGCAGTGGTTCATCTATGACGGTGTAAAGGTGTGGCTGCGCCTGCCACGACCCCCGCCCCCGGAGATGCCCCAGTCGCTGAAGGACAAGCTGGCCAAGGCTCAGCAGTGA